One segment of Acidobacteriota bacterium DNA contains the following:
- the groES gene encoding co-chaperone GroES codes for MKIKPLADRILIKRLEEKEVVKGGIIIPDTAKEKPMEGKVIAVGPGRLDDNGKRVPIEVKVGDKVLFGKYAGTEIKIEDEEHVILREDEILGIIQ; via the coding sequence ATGAAGATCAAACCATTAGCCGATCGAATTCTAATCAAGAGGCTCGAAGAGAAAGAGGTCGTAAAGGGGGGGATCATCATCCCCGACACGGCGAAAGAGAAGCCGATGGAAGGAAAAGTCATTGCCGTCGGTCCCGGCAGGCTGGACGACAATGGCAAAAGGGTCCCGATCGAAGTGAAAGTGGGCGACAAGGTCCTGTTCGGCAAATATGCGGGAACAGAGATCAAGATCGAGGATGAAGAGCATGTTATCCTGAGAGAAGACGAAATCCTAGGAATCATTCAATGA